A region of uncultured Carboxylicivirga sp. DNA encodes the following proteins:
- a CDS encoding RagB/SusD family nutrient uptake outer membrane protein: MKKLIYLFSLALFFSSCEDFLDTENLTKKNTSNFPETVTDAEQMLTAIYNTLSTASANPQDTYFYAASLASDDQFGGGGENDKLMQALDLLMNYNNSMLENYWSVRYQGIFRANTAIETLDNCSGWESDDQRNQFMGEAYFLRALFYFEMTSYFGQVPLVVTTEPLNLPKAEPAELYAQIASDLKNAIELMPNYSYTSVESGHATKWAAEALMARVYLFYTGFYNESALPLTDGSTVSKSEVVTWLEDCITNSGHSLVGDFRELWAYTNSYTVEDYDLTSEEGLTFAENDANINPESMFAIKYSNFASWSTTIGYSNQYMLHFGLRGGQAYSNTFPFGQGWGAGPVNPTLWEDWEAAEPTDMRREASIIDLPNELPNYSKGGWNDFVQETDYWQKKYCPVTAYKSDGSLASSYSVLMYGTEDNMQLDNVKDLVLIRLADVYLMHSELTETSTYMNMVRERAGLDDVSYSLENLRNERRWELAFEGTRWNDIRRWGIAADVLQAQIGVDCYFKGNPDVTKAFGGGYAARYEATEGGFFPIPENQISLSDGVLEQNPGWGTGAGAEYTGWN, encoded by the coding sequence ATGAAAAAACTAATATATTTATTTTCTCTCGCACTATTTTTCTCAAGTTGCGAAGATTTCCTGGATACTGAGAATCTTACAAAGAAGAACACGTCCAACTTCCCGGAAACGGTAACGGACGCAGAACAAATGCTTACAGCTATATACAATACACTAAGTACAGCTTCGGCAAATCCTCAGGATACTTATTTTTATGCAGCAAGTTTGGCATCAGATGATCAGTTTGGTGGTGGTGGTGAAAACGACAAGTTAATGCAGGCGTTGGATCTTCTGATGAATTATAACAATAGCATGTTGGAGAACTACTGGTCTGTAAGATACCAGGGTATCTTTAGAGCCAATACAGCTATTGAAACATTAGACAACTGTTCAGGTTGGGAAAGTGATGATCAGCGTAATCAATTTATGGGAGAAGCTTATTTCTTAAGAGCTTTATTCTATTTTGAAATGACATCTTATTTTGGTCAGGTACCATTGGTTGTAACTACCGAACCATTAAACCTTCCAAAAGCTGAACCTGCAGAATTGTATGCTCAGATTGCTTCAGATTTAAAGAATGCAATTGAATTAATGCCAAATTACTCTTATACATCTGTAGAAAGTGGACACGCTACTAAATGGGCAGCAGAAGCTTTAATGGCAAGAGTATATTTATTCTACACTGGTTTTTATAATGAATCTGCACTTCCTCTTACTGATGGAAGCACTGTTTCAAAATCTGAGGTTGTAACCTGGTTGGAAGATTGTATTACAAACAGTGGACATTCATTAGTTGGTGATTTCCGCGAGCTATGGGCATACACCAACTCATACACAGTTGAAGATTACGATCTTACATCAGAAGAAGGATTAACTTTTGCAGAAAACGATGCTAATATCAACCCAGAATCAATGTTTGCTATCAAATATTCAAACTTTGCCAGCTGGAGCACAACCATCGGTTATTCAAACCAATATATGTTACACTTTGGATTACGTGGTGGACAGGCTTATTCTAATACATTCCCATTCGGACAAGGTTGGGGTGCAGGTCCTGTGAACCCAACACTTTGGGAAGACTGGGAAGCAGCTGAACCAACTGATATGCGTCGTGAAGCTTCTATTATTGATCTTCCAAATGAGTTACCAAACTATTCAAAAGGTGGATGGAATGACTTTGTACAGGAAACTGACTACTGGCAAAAGAAATATTGTCCCGTTACTGCATATAAATCAGATGGATCACTTGCTTCATCATACAGTGTTCTTATGTACGGTACAGAAGACAATATGCAATTAGACAATGTTAAAGATCTTGTATTAATCCGTTTGGCTGATGTTTACCTGATGCATTCTGAATTAACAGAAACAAGCACTTATATGAACATGGTTCGTGAAAGAGCAGGCCTGGATGATGTTAGTTATTCTTTGGAAAATCTTAGAAACGAAAGACGCTGGGAATTAGCATTTGAAGGAACACGTTGGAACGATATTCGTCGTTGGGGTATTGCTGCTGATGTGTTACAAGCTCAAATAGGAGTTGATTGTTATTTTAAAGGTAACCCTGATGTGACCAAAGCTTTCGGAGGTGGATACGCTGCCCGATATGAAGCTACCGAAGGAGGTTTCTTCCCTATTCCTGAAAACCAGATTAGTCTTTCTGATGGAGTACTTGAACAAAATCCAGGTTGGGGAACCGGTGCAGGAGCTGAATACACAGGTTGGAATTAA
- a CDS encoding DUF4369 domain-containing protein: protein MTNWRWILILFVATLTYCKPNNDSYQINGKLPSNDFDGEYVYLVPFENATQAKVDSTLILEGKFVFRGSTDHPEVCILRTRPLLRLKLEEILIIKEPGILNVTLASTSYAKGTVSNDSLQKWKEFKTNFDSIFRQALMQYKSSSDSLEKQNISLKLDSLKEISSNFYQTFIETNKNNTAGEFVRKILGNNLSKE, encoded by the coding sequence ATGACTAATTGGAGATGGATATTAATACTGTTTGTAGCAACTCTAACCTATTGCAAACCAAATAATGATAGCTACCAGATCAACGGCAAGCTGCCATCCAATGATTTTGATGGTGAATATGTGTATTTGGTTCCTTTCGAAAATGCCACCCAAGCAAAGGTGGATTCTACATTAATTCTTGAGGGAAAATTTGTCTTCAGAGGTTCTACTGATCATCCAGAGGTTTGTATTTTAAGAACCCGCCCACTCCTTCGTCTTAAACTGGAAGAAATTCTAATCATTAAAGAACCAGGAATTCTTAATGTTACCCTGGCATCTACCAGTTATGCAAAAGGAACAGTTTCGAATGACTCTTTACAGAAATGGAAAGAATTCAAAACTAATTTTGACAGTATTTTCAGGCAAGCATTGATGCAATACAAATCAAGCTCTGATTCATTAGAGAAACAAAATATTTCTTTAAAATTGGATTCTTTAAAAGAGATAAGTTCCAATTTTTATCAAACTTTTATCGAAACAAATAAAAATAACACTGCAGGTGAATTTGTACGAAAAATTTTAGGCAACAACCTCTCAAAAGAGTAG
- a CDS encoding DUF6057 family protein, producing the protein MKKGNTVATSLSENIHINKSIRFTLLLIPGLFVFLFYSLTFKYHLFFKEQITLFIYSPEYLLSYFNKPGGLASLIGDFLTQFFYLKTVGPLLITLIFYINWVLFYKVINPYFRSEKNLIWYIFIFPFAESLMHYHIGYTLTHSLSLILTLLIFIISRRILSSKQKQFLFPLFILFGYLISGGMIALYFVFQVLDFLRQKNIHYISNILATAIAIFIPVILRSFFLVTIEEAYLYPFNKLVYLLPSTLTLIYIIPVLIWPDKMISLRSAVIVSSFILIIAIWKDRPDLNREKLLSLSCEGYFGNWDKVLQLSTEYKLENQLASYYANIALAKYNALPAHLLEYYQPFAESLFLPLGRQSGWLNIFSSNEAYYQIGDMNLTQHSAQLGLIFSPYNRSSRMVKRLAETNMIIGEDAAALKYLGMLDKTLFHHQWAQKRIGMIHNPQLMSKELIEKQSFLPPSDTLRKGEDNLSGLRLLANSNPDNQSAIDYILCYHLLNKDLRSFKEDFERYFTFNRQLPRLYGEALLIILYQQKASTEEISHFFLPSSLMSEFIEYTEAYSKSNGQLSNLSTHYRYTYWFYYHFAKKSKE; encoded by the coding sequence ATGAAAAAGGGGAATACAGTGGCAACGTCATTATCAGAAAATATCCATATTAACAAGTCAATCAGATTTACTTTACTTCTGATACCAGGATTGTTTGTCTTTCTTTTCTACTCACTTACCTTTAAATACCACCTGTTTTTTAAAGAACAAATTACTTTGTTTATATACTCTCCTGAGTATCTTCTTTCCTACTTTAATAAACCCGGAGGACTTGCTTCTCTCATTGGTGATTTTCTTACTCAATTCTTTTATTTAAAAACGGTCGGACCTTTATTAATCACACTCATATTTTACATCAATTGGGTATTATTCTACAAAGTAATTAACCCATACTTCAGATCAGAAAAAAATTTAATATGGTATATTTTCATTTTCCCTTTTGCTGAGTCATTAATGCATTATCATATTGGATATACCTTAACACATTCTCTGTCTTTAATACTTACACTTCTCATCTTTATCATATCAAGAAGGATTCTTTCATCCAAGCAAAAACAATTTCTGTTTCCTTTATTTATTCTTTTTGGCTACCTGATTTCTGGAGGAATGATTGCCTTATATTTTGTATTTCAGGTATTAGATTTTTTAAGGCAAAAAAATATCCATTATATATCCAACATACTGGCAACTGCAATTGCAATCTTTATACCTGTCATTCTAAGATCATTTTTTTTGGTGACTATTGAGGAAGCATACCTATATCCTTTTAATAAGCTAGTATATCTTTTACCTTCAACACTGACATTAATTTATATCATTCCAGTTTTAATATGGCCTGATAAAATGATAAGTCTTAGATCGGCAGTGATTGTTTCTTCGTTCATCTTAATAATAGCAATCTGGAAAGATCGTCCGGATTTGAACCGTGAAAAACTTTTATCTCTTTCTTGCGAAGGTTATTTTGGTAATTGGGATAAAGTATTGCAACTATCAACAGAATACAAACTAGAAAATCAACTTGCCAGTTACTATGCAAATATTGCTCTGGCAAAGTACAATGCCTTGCCTGCTCATTTACTTGAATACTACCAACCTTTTGCAGAAAGTCTTTTTTTACCTCTTGGGAGACAATCTGGTTGGCTCAATATTTTTTCGAGTAACGAAGCCTATTATCAAATAGGCGACATGAATCTAACACAGCACTCTGCGCAACTAGGACTGATATTCTCACCTTACAACAGAAGCTCCCGTATGGTTAAGCGACTAGCAGAAACCAATATGATAATTGGTGAAGACGCTGCTGCATTGAAATATCTTGGAATGCTCGATAAAACACTTTTTCATCATCAATGGGCTCAGAAAAGAATTGGAATGATTCACAACCCGCAATTAATGAGCAAAGAGCTTATAGAAAAACAATCATTCCTGCCTCCATCCGATACATTGCGCAAGGGCGAGGATAACCTTTCTGGTCTTAGACTATTGGCAAATTCCAATCCTGATAATCAATCTGCTATAGATTATATTTTGTGCTATCATCTATTAAACAAAGACTTACGGTCATTTAAAGAAGATTTTGAGAGATACTTCACTTTCAATCGTCAGTTACCCCGATTATATGGCGAAGCACTTCTGATCATCCTATACCAGCAAAAAGCATCAACAGAAGAAATAAGTCATTTTTTTTTACCTTCTTCATTGATGAGCGAGTTTATTGAATACACTGAGGCATATAGCAAATCAAACGGTCAGTTAAGTAATTTATCAACTCATTACAGATACACCTATTGGTTCTATTATCATTTTGCCAAAAAAAGTAAGGAATGA
- a CDS encoding DUF6057 family protein — protein sequence MKKFSHHIISPFVFGTIVYLFFTLLYPYHLHYQEQYQLFLFTGDYFQSYLTIPGGISDYIGNFLTQFYFYPSVGAIFIALLLILIQQLTWKTVKNTEKSSVYFPLTFIPSILYWALLCDENYLPGGLIALVFLMVFISFRIALKSENLKSIFSVLSIPVLYWIAGGAVVFYVLYSVLTIIFISKQRTTRNTIITLIQLGLTISLPYIAKAILIQHPIIKMWIGVNFYSFPNTFPFYAGGIFLLSILLPFIVKSLPAIKSQFKWAVVLYMVIILAGFVTIKTSSDFDKEEVMAYDFHTRMRQWDKVIAMADKKSPSSPLSVSCLNLSLAKKGMLAEHMFEYYQNGTGGLLPDFKKDFTIPMVTGEIYYQLGFINTAQRYTFEAMEALPLYQKSARTMKRLAETNLINGNRTLTLKYLKILQKTLFYSKWAIALSKVIDDQEILLQHPEYGWLMTHKIQSDFFFSEGEKDMMLGQLFTANNKNRTAYEYLMAYCLLNKDLNHFMQYLSLAQTIGYKQMPISFQEAFIYSWKMTSQKDPKSMPSFISNNKIQSANAFLSKMNLPNASEVLKKDYGKTYWYYLQFRN from the coding sequence ATGAAAAAATTCTCACATCATATCATTTCACCCTTTGTTTTCGGAACAATTGTGTATCTATTTTTTACCCTATTGTATCCATATCACTTACATTATCAGGAACAATATCAATTATTTTTATTCACGGGTGATTACTTTCAATCATATCTCACCATACCTGGCGGAATAAGTGATTATATTGGCAACTTCCTTACTCAATTTTATTTTTATCCTTCTGTCGGAGCCATATTTATAGCACTCCTGTTGATTCTGATTCAACAACTCACCTGGAAAACAGTAAAAAATACAGAGAAAAGCTCAGTATACTTTCCTTTAACATTTATACCTTCCATACTTTATTGGGCATTACTTTGTGATGAAAATTATCTGCCGGGTGGATTGATTGCCCTGGTTTTTCTAATGGTATTTATATCCTTCAGAATAGCATTAAAATCAGAGAACCTTAAAAGTATTTTCTCCGTGTTATCAATTCCTGTACTTTATTGGATAGCTGGAGGAGCAGTTGTATTTTATGTACTTTATTCTGTTCTAACAATCATTTTTATTTCAAAACAAAGGACAACCAGAAATACCATTATTACTTTAATACAATTAGGATTAACAATATCACTACCATATATAGCTAAAGCCATCTTAATTCAACATCCAATAATCAAAATGTGGATAGGTGTTAACTTTTATAGTTTCCCAAACACATTCCCTTTTTATGCAGGCGGTATCTTTTTACTTAGTATTCTGCTTCCATTCATTGTTAAGTCATTACCTGCAATAAAATCTCAGTTTAAATGGGCTGTAGTTTTATACATGGTTATTATTTTAGCAGGTTTTGTAACAATTAAAACATCATCCGATTTTGATAAGGAAGAAGTAATGGCTTATGATTTTCATACGCGTATGCGTCAATGGGATAAGGTCATTGCTATGGCAGATAAAAAATCTCCATCCAGTCCGTTATCTGTTTCTTGTCTGAATCTTTCATTGGCAAAAAAAGGTATGCTGGCCGAACATATGTTTGAATACTACCAAAATGGTACAGGTGGTTTGTTACCAGATTTCAAAAAAGATTTTACCATACCAATGGTTACAGGTGAAATCTATTATCAACTTGGTTTTATAAACACAGCCCAACGATACACTTTCGAAGCGATGGAGGCATTGCCGCTTTATCAAAAGAGTGCACGTACTATGAAACGACTGGCTGAGACGAACCTTATCAACGGAAACCGCACATTGACGCTGAAGTATCTGAAGATATTGCAGAAAACTTTATTTTACAGTAAATGGGCTATTGCTTTGAGTAAAGTAATTGATGATCAGGAAATCTTACTGCAACATCCTGAATATGGTTGGTTAATGACTCATAAAATTCAAAGCGACTTTTTCTTTAGCGAAGGAGAAAAAGACATGATGCTAGGGCAATTATTTACAGCAAATAATAAGAACAGGACGGCTTATGAATATCTGATGGCTTATTGCCTTCTCAACAAAGACTTGAATCATTTTATGCAATACCTTTCACTGGCTCAAACCATTGGTTATAAACAAATGCCTATAAGCTTTCAGGAAGCCTTTATTTACAGTTGGAAAATGACATCACAGAAAGACCCAAAGTCGATGCCTTCGTTTATCTCAAACAACAAGATACAGAGTGCCAATGCATTTCTTTCGAAGATGAATCTTCCGAATGCATCTGAAGTATTAAAGAAAGACTATGGAAAGACCTATTGGTATTATTTGCAGTTCAGAAATTAA
- a CDS encoding nitroreductase family protein, with amino-acid sequence MKMVELIQQRRSCRIYSDQQVEKEKQEELKKILLWSPTSKNNRPWEFIFVDDKLLLQQLSECKPHGASFIKNTPLAIVILADPEKSDVWIEDTSIAAAFLQAGAEDLGLGSCWVQVRNRFHDSGITASEQVKTLLKAPAQLETACIITIGYKGKERRPYNNDDLLNERIHHNTFE; translated from the coding sequence ATGAAAATGGTTGAACTGATACAACAACGCCGTAGCTGCAGAATTTATTCTGATCAACAAGTTGAGAAAGAAAAACAGGAAGAACTTAAAAAGATTCTGTTATGGTCACCTACTTCCAAAAATAACCGTCCCTGGGAGTTTATTTTTGTTGATGACAAGTTATTGCTTCAACAACTTTCAGAATGCAAACCTCACGGTGCTTCTTTTATAAAAAATACTCCTTTAGCCATTGTAATCCTTGCCGATCCAGAAAAAAGTGATGTTTGGATTGAAGACACATCTATAGCTGCTGCATTTCTTCAGGCTGGGGCAGAAGATTTAGGATTAGGCAGTTGTTGGGTACAAGTTCGAAACCGCTTTCATGATTCCGGTATAACAGCATCCGAACAGGTTAAAACACTTCTAAAGGCTCCTGCTCAATTAGAAACAGCATGTATTATAACCATTGGCTATAAAGGCAAAGAAAGGCGACCTTATAACAATGATGACCTGTTGAATGAACGAATTCATCACAACACATTTGAATGA
- a CDS encoding ArsC/Spx/MgsR family protein has product MMNDKNVEAMEVHFYEKPGCINNTKQKVLLKDKGYKVIAYNLLEEPWTTTVLAKYLSTRPFAEWFNVSAPRIKSGEIDPANFSEEEALQAMIDDPYLIKRPLIRVGQNYGCGFDSDLAKELMKEEIDSALLSCPKSNTQNSCDNEIK; this is encoded by the coding sequence ATGATGAATGACAAAAATGTTGAAGCTATGGAGGTACATTTTTACGAAAAGCCAGGATGCATTAATAATACAAAGCAAAAGGTATTACTTAAGGATAAAGGGTATAAAGTTATTGCATATAACTTGCTGGAGGAGCCATGGACTACAACGGTGCTAGCGAAATATTTGTCGACCCGTCCGTTTGCTGAATGGTTTAATGTCAGTGCGCCCCGCATCAAATCGGGTGAAATTGACCCTGCTAACTTTAGTGAAGAAGAAGCCTTGCAGGCCATGATTGATGATCCATATTTAATAAAAAGACCTTTAATCAGGGTTGGACAAAACTATGGATGCGGTTTTGACAGTGATCTGGCAAAGGAATTAATGAAGGAAGAGATTGATAGCGCTTTATTGAGTTGCCCAAAAAGCAACACTCAAAACAGTTGCGATAATGAAATAAAATAA
- a CDS encoding CARDB domain-containing protein → MRKFLLLLLMGWTIQSQAADHDLSISRWLLPQSAGDLGDAETVRFEIENLGLNEESNFTVAFSLDGGNTFIEETYTAAVPAGAKRTHTFTAKANLSTD, encoded by the coding sequence ATGAGGAAATTTTTACTATTGTTATTAATGGGTTGGACTATCCAATCTCAAGCGGCCGATCATGACTTATCCATTTCAAGATGGTTGTTACCACAATCAGCCGGCGATTTAGGAGATGCTGAAACAGTCCGTTTCGAAATTGAAAATCTGGGACTTAACGAAGAAAGTAATTTTACAGTTGCTTTTTCTCTTGATGGAGGTAATACCTTTATTGAAGAAACTTACACAGCAGCCGTTCCTGCTGGTGCTAAAAGAACACACACTTTTACTGCCAAAGCAAATTTAAGTACTGACTGA
- a CDS encoding T9SS type A sorting domain-containing protein — protein sequence MMGDDCDDPFIMDLARGVKYTDTRDITPFGDDYDYNSSWGAPNYLSDREVFYQFQTTAQTSYLDVVLHSNYPGSFSPKVAVHVINACPSGAFSTVSSGTGTGSFDAEVTNAYLYYAQTYYVVVSKGTTYNFTYDLEVTLYEQTDFKTFDFKDLTSSTVIDYDNHSIMVTVPYGTDLSTLTPVFETPAYADVWKDGAIQASGIEVIDFSNPVTFSVIQNIGAGLSQDWSITVEEDVANNIAQSGKDDITISPNPVSDILKIELISNDYSTTKASIINCAGSLVQQFNLSSSENQINLSSYSPGLYFILIERNGQQTIKKFIKK from the coding sequence ATGATGGGTGATGACTGCGATGATCCTTTTATTATGGATCTGGCCAGAGGAGTGAAATACACTGACACTCGGGATATAACTCCGTTTGGTGATGATTATGACTACAATTCAAGCTGGGGAGCTCCCAATTATTTATCAGATCGAGAGGTATTCTATCAGTTTCAAACAACTGCTCAAACAAGTTATTTAGATGTTGTGCTACATTCTAATTATCCAGGCAGTTTTTCGCCTAAAGTTGCCGTACACGTAATCAATGCTTGTCCTTCAGGTGCATTTAGTACTGTAAGTTCGGGTACCGGAACAGGTAGCTTTGATGCAGAAGTAACCAATGCATACTTATATTATGCTCAAACCTATTACGTTGTTGTTTCCAAAGGGACAACTTATAATTTCACCTATGACCTTGAAGTAACTCTTTACGAACAAACTGATTTCAAAACATTTGACTTCAAAGACTTAACTTCATCAACTGTTATTGATTACGATAATCACTCAATTATGGTAACAGTTCCTTATGGCACTGATTTGTCAACATTAACACCTGTATTTGAGACTCCAGCCTATGCCGATGTTTGGAAAGATGGAGCAATACAAGCCAGTGGAATTGAGGTTATTGATTTTAGCAACCCCGTAACTTTTTCAGTAATCCAAAATATTGGAGCAGGTCTTTCTCAGGATTGGAGCATTACGGTAGAGGAAGATGTTGCCAATAACATTGCTCAATCAGGTAAAGATGATATCACTATTTCGCCTAATCCGGTTTCAGATATTTTAAAAATAGAACTAATCTCTAACGATTATTCAACTACAAAAGCATCAATTATAAATTGTGCTGGTAGCCTGGTTCAGCAGTTTAATTTATCTTCCAGTGAAAACCAGATTAATTTATCCAGTTATTCTCCGGGATTATATTTCATTTTGATTGAAAGAAACGGACAGCAGACAATTAAGAAATTCATTAAAAAGTAA
- a CDS encoding DUF4890 domain-containing protein: MKKLILSAFLTIFIASASQAQNRPSPEERVKQQTEQMAKDLNLTEKQKEQVTELNKKFGEKMKKMRDENQGDREKMREAMGAMRTERNTELKKILTDEQYKKYLELEEKRMKERGNRGPGGDRPNR; the protein is encoded by the coding sequence ATGAAAAAATTAATATTAAGTGCATTTCTAACAATTTTTATAGCCAGTGCAAGCCAGGCTCAAAATCGTCCTAGTCCTGAGGAACGCGTAAAGCAACAAACAGAGCAAATGGCTAAAGACCTGAATCTAACTGAAAAACAAAAAGAACAGGTAACTGAACTCAATAAAAAGTTTGGTGAGAAGATGAAAAAAATGCGTGATGAGAATCAGGGTGATAGAGAGAAGATGCGTGAAGCTATGGGTGCAATGCGAACAGAACGCAATACCGAACTTAAAAAGATATTAACTGACGAACAATATAAAAAGTACCTTGAGCTGGAAGAAAAAAGAATGAAAGAAAGAGGTAACAGAGGTCCGGGAGGAGACCGCCCAAACCGTTAA
- the rbfA gene encoding 30S ribosome-binding factor RbfA — protein sequence MDSTRQKKISRLLQKEISELFQKEMRELAMGVMVTVTVVRISPDLGQAKVYLSIFPANNIDEVFNHIVENSHLVRFALGKRVGKQMRIIPDLKFFKDDSLDYLDNIDRLLKK from the coding sequence ATGGATTCAACAAGACAAAAGAAAATATCACGTTTATTACAAAAAGAAATTAGTGAACTATTTCAGAAAGAAATGCGTGAACTGGCGATGGGAGTTATGGTTACTGTTACAGTTGTTCGAATCTCACCAGATTTAGGTCAGGCAAAAGTTTATTTAAGTATATTCCCGGCTAACAATATTGATGAAGTGTTTAACCATATAGTTGAAAACAGTCATCTGGTTCGATTTGCCCTAGGCAAAAGAGTGGGTAAACAAATGCGCATCATTCCTGATCTAAAATTCTTTAAGGATGATAGCCTCGATTATCTTGATAACATTGATCGCCTGTTAAAAAAATAA
- a CDS encoding class I SAM-dependent methyltransferase, with amino-acid sequence MQYDPIKRSLGKVFNQTPALRILFYRLLDLLLLRSWYIRRELKKKASQSNDDLTVLDAGSGFGQYDYFMSSLGKQWKITGVDVKEEQISDCNQFFNKIGRGNRVQFEIGDLTKYVKPDTFDLILSVDVMEHILEDELVFENFHQSMKKGGTLLISTPSDQGGSDTHHHHEEDGIHGFIDEHVRDGYNANDIRQKLERAGFSNIETHYTYGKPGSLSWKLSMKFPILMLNASKLFFIILPFYYILTYPIAFILNIADTASEQKTGTGLMVVAHKK; translated from the coding sequence ATGCAGTACGATCCAATAAAACGCTCTTTAGGAAAAGTATTCAATCAGACTCCTGCTCTCCGAATTCTGTTTTATCGACTTCTTGACCTGTTATTGCTTCGATCGTGGTACATCCGTCGGGAATTAAAAAAGAAAGCTTCACAATCAAATGATGATTTAACCGTATTAGATGCCGGAAGTGGCTTTGGGCAGTACGATTATTTTATGTCATCACTGGGTAAGCAATGGAAAATTACCGGAGTAGATGTTAAAGAAGAGCAGATTTCTGACTGTAATCAATTCTTTAATAAGATTGGCAGAGGCAACAGAGTTCAATTCGAGATTGGAGATCTTACAAAATATGTGAAGCCCGACACTTTTGATCTAATCCTTTCGGTTGATGTAATGGAACACATTCTTGAAGACGAACTGGTATTTGAGAACTTTCATCAATCAATGAAAAAAGGCGGAACCCTGCTTATTTCAACTCCTTCTGACCAAGGCGGATCTGACACACATCATCATCATGAAGAGGATGGCATTCATGGATTTATCGATGAACACGTGCGTGATGGTTACAATGCCAATGATATCAGACAAAAGTTGGAAAGAGCCGGTTTTTCAAATATAGAAACTCATTATACATACGGGAAACCAGGCAGTTTATCTTGGAAATTATCCATGAAATTTCCAATTCTGATGCTCAATGCCAGTAAGTTATTTTTTATCATTTTACCATTTTATTATATACTTACATATCCAATTGCTTTTATTCTGAATATTGCAGACACTGCATCAGAACAAAAAACAGGTACCGGATTAATGGTGGTTGCCCATAAAAAATAA